Proteins from a genomic interval of Pseudomonas sp. RC10:
- a CDS encoding rhodanese-related sulfurtransferase — MTQNTRSFADIRNALLNKEEVALVDVREEAPFAEAHPLFAANIPLSKLELEVLSRIPRRDTAITLYDNGEGLVQPALTRLWDLGYTDVKLLEGGLQGWRDAGGELFIDVNVPSKAFGELVEHHRHTPSLSAEEVKALLDSKADVVVLDARRYDEYQTMSIPTGVSVPGAELVLRARELAPDPKTRIIVNCAGRTRSIIGTQSLVNAGLPNPVSALRNGTIGWLLAGQTLDHGQSRRFAEVSDNTLSVAREDARKVADKAGVKRGKRADLNAWQTEAARTTYLFDVRTPEEFEAGHLPGARSTPGGQLVQETDHYASVRGARIVLVDDNGVRANMSASWLAQLGWEVFVLDDLRPQDFSEKGPWNAPIPTPWQVEEISPDTLRQWQAHGSVAVLDFTASANYVKQHIPGAWWTLRADLSSALRKIPAAEQYVLTCGSSKLARLAVPEVEALTGKPVFLLRDGTASWVKAGFELESGETHLASPRIDRYRRPYEGTDAPREAMQAYLDWEFGLVEQLGRDGTHGFNVI; from the coding sequence ATGACTCAAAACACCCGATCATTTGCCGACATTCGCAACGCACTGCTGAATAAGGAAGAAGTCGCTCTGGTGGACGTGCGCGAAGAAGCGCCTTTTGCCGAAGCTCACCCCCTGTTCGCGGCGAACATCCCGCTGTCGAAACTGGAGCTGGAGGTGCTGTCGCGCATCCCGCGCCGCGACACCGCGATCACCCTGTATGACAACGGCGAGGGCCTGGTTCAGCCTGCCCTCACCCGCTTGTGGGATTTGGGCTACACCGACGTCAAGCTGCTGGAAGGCGGCTTGCAGGGCTGGCGCGACGCAGGCGGCGAACTGTTCATCGACGTCAATGTGCCGAGCAAAGCGTTCGGCGAACTGGTCGAACACCATCGTCACACGCCGTCTCTCTCCGCCGAGGAAGTGAAAGCCCTGCTCGACAGCAAAGCCGACGTGGTGGTGCTCGATGCCCGCCGCTATGACGAATACCAGACCATGAGCATTCCCACCGGCGTCAGCGTTCCAGGCGCCGAGCTGGTGTTGCGCGCCCGCGAACTGGCGCCGGACCCGAAGACCCGCATCATCGTCAACTGCGCCGGGCGCACGCGCAGCATCATCGGCACGCAATCACTGGTGAACGCAGGCTTGCCAAACCCGGTTTCAGCCCTGCGCAACGGCACTATCGGCTGGTTACTGGCGGGGCAAACCCTGGACCACGGTCAGTCGCGCCGCTTTGCCGAGGTCAGTGACAACACGCTGTCCGTCGCTCGCGAGGATGCGCGCAAAGTGGCCGACAAAGCGGGCGTGAAGCGCGGCAAACGCGCTGACCTGAACGCGTGGCAAACCGAAGCCGCGCGCACAACGTACCTGTTCGACGTGCGCACGCCAGAGGAATTCGAGGCCGGGCACTTGCCGGGCGCACGCTCGACGCCGGGTGGCCAGTTGGTACAGGAAACCGATCATTACGCCAGCGTGCGCGGTGCGCGCATTGTGCTGGTCGACGACAACGGCGTCAGGGCGAACATGTCAGCGTCGTGGCTGGCGCAACTGGGTTGGGAAGTGTTCGTGCTCGACGACCTGCGCCCTCAGGACTTCAGCGAGAAAGGCCCGTGGAACGCGCCGATCCCGACGCCGTGGCAGGTCGAGGAGATCAGCCCGGACACCTTACGGCAGTGGCAGGCACACGGCAGCGTCGCCGTGCTGGATTTCACCGCCAGCGCCAATTATGTGAAGCAACACATTCCCGGCGCCTGGTGGACCTTGCGCGCCGACCTGTCCAGCGCGCTGCGCAAAATCCCCGCTGCCGAGCAATACGTGTTGACCTGTGGCAGCAGCAAGCTGGCGCGCCTGGCGGTGCCGGAAGTCGAAGCGTTGACCGGCAAGCCCGTGTTCCTGCTCAGAGACGGGACGGCCAGCTGGGTGAAGGCCGGCTTCGAGCTGGAGAGCGGTGAAACCCACCTCGCTTCCCCCCGCATCGACCGCTATCGCCGCCCCTATGAAGGCACCGACGCGCCGC